One region of Planktothrix tepida PCC 9214 genomic DNA includes:
- a CDS encoding ABC transporter substrate-binding protein, whose translation MKKFLIFSLLFIISLVLVTCAEQSQHLSQNTSTSNLKSPLTIWWTKGFYPEEDEALQTVIKAWEQQTGLKAELTLFSDDENLKQTLNALETQNLPDIVYNRRLEFAVNPKAAWEGKVAEVSDIIKPIKTLYTPSAIQSVYLYNQTSKKFGYYGVPLQQQTLHLHYWRDLLEEAGFQERDIPKDWNNFWAFWQEVQMKILPMPRKLKVFSLF comes from the coding sequence ATGAAAAAATTTTTGATTTTTAGCTTATTATTTATAATAAGTTTGGTTTTAGTGACTTGTGCGGAACAGTCTCAACATTTATCTCAAAACACCTCTACTTCTAATCTCAAGTCGCCTTTAACTATTTGGTGGACAAAAGGGTTTTATCCCGAAGAAGATGAAGCGTTGCAAACGGTGATTAAAGCTTGGGAACAACAAACTGGACTCAAAGCAGAACTGACATTATTTAGTGATGATGAAAACTTAAAACAAACACTAAACGCCTTAGAAACCCAAAATTTACCCGATATTGTTTATAATCGACGGTTAGAATTTGCCGTCAATCCTAAAGCGGCTTGGGAAGGTAAAGTTGCTGAGGTTTCCGATATTATTAAACCTATCAAAACCCTTTATACTCCCAGCGCGATTCAATCGGTTTATCTCTACAATCAGACATCTAAGAAATTTGGCTATTACGGTGTACCTCTTCAGCAGCAAACTTTACATCTCCATTATTGGCGAGATTTACTGGAAGAAGCCGGATTTCAAGAACGTGATATTCCCAAAGATTGGAATAATTTCTGGGCTTTTTGGCAAGAGGTACAAATGAAAATTCTCCCCATGCCCAGGAAGCTAAAAGTTTTCTCTCTTTTTTAG
- a CDS encoding GGDEF domain-containing protein: MNTILSSPITPALQSGEPHSIQPGYYQAMERLITVVQELSLARDLPTIMTIVKHAARELTKSDGASFVLRDQDQCFYADEDSIAPLWKGQRFPIEICLGGWTMIHRQPAIISDIYGDERVPYAAYQPTFVKSLAMVPIRTLDPIGAIGIYWAILHQPTAEEVKLLQALADTTAVAMENVQVYSELEQRVRHRTSQLQTLNQQLAEEIGERRKAEAEVRQLSLTDELTGLLNRRGFFVLAEQQLKLARRLHTSCWIIFIDLDGLKIVNDTWGHDQGDALIRAMAQVLKQTFRESDIVARLGGDEFVIFAPNCIGYCENIESRLKYEIDQFNENSFFSFQLSMSVGSINFNPSYHTRLEELVTQADELMYTQKRLKRNQKSVC, encoded by the coding sequence ATGAATACAATACTTTCTTCCCCTATTACCCCGGCTCTCCAATCGGGCGAACCTCACAGTATCCAACCTGGGTATTATCAAGCGATGGAACGGTTAATTACTGTTGTGCAGGAACTTTCTCTGGCGCGGGATTTGCCAACCATTATGACGATTGTTAAACACGCAGCCCGCGAACTGACCAAATCTGACGGGGCGAGTTTTGTTTTGCGAGATCAGGATCAATGTTTTTATGCTGATGAAGATTCCATTGCTCCTCTGTGGAAAGGTCAAAGATTTCCGATAGAAATTTGTCTTGGAGGTTGGACAATGATTCATCGTCAACCTGCAATTATTTCTGATATTTATGGGGATGAACGAGTTCCCTATGCCGCCTATCAACCCACCTTTGTTAAGAGTTTAGCAATGGTTCCCATTCGTACCCTTGACCCGATTGGGGCGATTGGAATTTATTGGGCAATTTTGCATCAACCGACTGCTGAAGAAGTGAAATTATTACAAGCTTTAGCCGATACAACCGCAGTAGCGATGGAAAATGTTCAAGTTTATTCTGAATTAGAACAACGAGTCCGCCATCGTACTTCCCAATTACAAACTTTAAATCAACAATTAGCTGAAGAAATTGGAGAACGACGAAAAGCAGAAGCAGAAGTCAGACAATTATCTTTAACGGATGAACTAACCGGATTATTAAATCGTCGGGGATTTTTTGTTTTAGCTGAACAACAATTAAAGTTAGCTCGACGTTTACACACATCTTGTTGGATCATTTTCATAGATTTAGATGGCTTAAAAATAGTCAATGATACTTGGGGTCATGACCAGGGAGATGCTTTGATTCGGGCTATGGCTCAAGTTTTGAAACAAACCTTTCGAGAGTCTGATATTGTTGCCCGTTTGGGAGGAGATGAATTTGTAATTTTTGCTCCTAATTGTATCGGTTATTGTGAAAATATAGAAAGTCGTTTAAAATACGAAATTGATCAGTTTAATGAAAATAGCTTTTTCAGTTTTCAGTTATCGATGAGTGTTGGCAGTATTAATTTTAATCCCAGTTATCATACTCGTCTGGAAGAATTAGTCACTCAAGCAGATGAATTAATGTATACCCAAAAACGCCTGAAACGGAATCAAAAATCCGTGTGTTAA